In a genomic window of Pseudomonas oryzihabitans:
- a CDS encoding glycoside hydrolase family 32 protein, which yields MLSSALSKAHEAILEQLEQRHDAWRPAYHLAPQVGWMNDPNGLVFFQGEYHVFYQYHPYSTKWGPMHWGHAKSADLVHWQHLPVALAPDTEADRDGCFSGSAVVWEDRLYLLYTGHRWLGEPGREDQGLYQVQCLASSEDGLVFTKHGTVIEPPVPEMQHFRDPKVWRRDDAWWMALGAREGDDPRLLLYRSHDLFHWEALGTALGGTREQDGYMWECPDLFPLGDEDVFLCSPQGLRPRGYRYRNLYQNAYRLGRLTDAARFLPRTDFIELDHGHDFYAAQTLEAPDGRRLLWAWLDMWESPMPSQADGWCGMLSLPREVSREGDRLRQRPARELIALRESEHPLAGQHLKSERLLLPLEGERLELEIEIDLHASDAERFGLALRVDPNGREETLLYVDAQAGRLVLDRERAGRGVAGVRSLPLTAGQTTLHLRLYLDRSSLEVFVDDGLHTFGSRLYPGPDSQGVALFASNGSARFSQLRAWTLRDLAL from the coding sequence ATGCTTTCTTCCGCGCTGTCCAAGGCTCACGAGGCGATCCTCGAACAACTTGAGCAACGTCACGACGCCTGGCGTCCGGCCTACCACCTGGCGCCTCAGGTGGGCTGGATGAACGACCCGAATGGGCTGGTGTTCTTCCAGGGCGAATACCACGTCTTCTATCAGTACCACCCCTACTCGACGAAATGGGGCCCCATGCATTGGGGCCATGCCAAGAGCGCCGATCTGGTCCATTGGCAACACTTGCCGGTCGCCTTGGCGCCGGATACCGAAGCCGATCGCGACGGCTGCTTCTCGGGCTCTGCGGTGGTCTGGGAAGACCGGCTCTACCTGCTCTATACCGGCCATCGCTGGTTGGGCGAGCCGGGGCGCGAAGACCAGGGGCTGTACCAGGTGCAGTGCCTGGCCAGCAGTGAGGACGGCTTGGTGTTCACCAAGCACGGCACGGTGATCGAACCGCCGGTCCCCGAGATGCAGCACTTCCGCGATCCCAAGGTCTGGCGGCGCGACGACGCCTGGTGGATGGCCCTCGGCGCTCGCGAGGGTGACGATCCCCGGCTGCTGCTCTATCGCTCCCACGACCTCTTCCATTGGGAAGCTCTGGGCACCGCCCTGGGCGGCACCCGCGAGCAGGATGGCTACATGTGGGAGTGTCCCGATCTCTTCCCGCTGGGTGACGAGGACGTCTTCCTCTGCTCGCCGCAGGGGCTGCGTCCCCGGGGCTATCGCTATCGCAATCTCTACCAGAACGCCTATCGTCTGGGCCGGCTCACCGACGCGGCGCGCTTCCTGCCGCGTACCGACTTCATCGAGCTCGACCATGGCCACGATTTCTATGCCGCCCAGACGCTGGAGGCACCGGATGGTCGCCGCCTGCTCTGGGCCTGGCTGGACATGTGGGAAAGCCCCATGCCGAGCCAGGCCGACGGCTGGTGCGGCATGCTTTCGCTGCCGCGTGAAGTCAGCCGGGAAGGAGACCGCCTGCGGCAAAGACCCGCGCGGGAGTTGATAGCCCTTCGGGAAAGCGAGCATCCCCTCGCCGGGCAGCACCTGAAGAGCGAAAGACTGCTGCTGCCGCTGGAGGGCGAGCGCCTGGAACTCGAGATCGAGATCGATCTCCACGCCAGCGATGCCGAGCGCTTCGGCCTGGCCCTGCGGGTCGACCCGAATGGGCGCGAGGAAACGCTGCTCTACGTGGATGCCCAGGCCGGCCGCCTGGTGCTGGATCGCGAACGCGCCGGACGCGGTGTGGCGGGCGTGCGCAGCCTACCGCTCACCGCCGGCCAGACGACGCTGCATCTGCGTCTCTACCTGGATAGATCGTCGCTGGAAGTCTTCGTCGACGACGGCCTCCACACCTTCGGCAGCCGCCTCTATCCGGGGCCGGACAGCCAGGGAGTAGCGCTCTTCGCCAGCAACGGCAGCGCCCGCTTCAGCCAACTGCGGGCCTGGACGCTGCGCGATCTGGCCCTCTGA
- a CDS encoding LacI family DNA-binding transcriptional regulator — protein sequence MPSVKDVARLAGVSAMTVSRALNNPEKLGAETLTRIQSAIQTLGYVPDLAARRIRGGRSSGKTIGVFALGTATTPFAVDLLLGLERTTREHGWNLFILNLLEDRPSPEDIELMLAHRPDGIVFSSMHLRAVAVPSGLGERPVVLSNCYAERAAMACYVPDDAEGQYQAVRTALARGYRRPLSINLPRPSPAWPLRQEGLLRACREAGLADALGQYDLSTDDAYDETRLELERRFATAATTPDLLICGNDRIALVAYQWLLARGLRIPQDVAVLGYDNMVGVAELFHPPLTTVQLPHFELGREAALHLIEGRANDRARHQLACPLVDRASL from the coding sequence ATGCCATCGGTGAAGGATGTGGCCCGGCTGGCCGGCGTCTCGGCCATGACGGTTTCGCGCGCGCTGAACAATCCGGAAAAGCTCGGCGCCGAGACCCTGACCCGCATCCAGTCGGCGATCCAGACGCTCGGCTACGTACCGGACCTGGCCGCCCGCCGGATTCGCGGTGGACGCTCCAGCGGCAAGACCATCGGCGTCTTCGCCCTGGGCACCGCCACCACCCCCTTCGCCGTGGATCTACTGCTGGGCCTGGAGCGCACGACGCGGGAGCATGGCTGGAATCTGTTCATCCTCAACCTGCTGGAGGACCGCCCCAGCCCCGAGGACATCGAATTGATGCTGGCGCACCGCCCGGACGGCATCGTCTTCAGCTCCATGCACCTGCGCGCCGTAGCGGTCCCCAGCGGCCTGGGGGAACGCCCCGTGGTCCTGAGCAACTGCTATGCCGAACGCGCAGCGATGGCCTGCTACGTACCGGACGATGCCGAGGGGCAATACCAGGCGGTGCGCACGGCCCTGGCTCGCGGCTATCGACGCCCGCTGAGCATCAATCTGCCGCGTCCCAGTCCGGCTTGGCCGCTTCGCCAGGAGGGTCTGCTGCGCGCCTGCCGGGAAGCCGGTCTGGCTGACGCCCTCGGCCAGTATGACCTGAGCACCGACGACGCCTACGACGAGACCCGCCTCGAGCTGGAGCGCCGTTTCGCCACCGCAGCGACCACCCCGGACCTGCTGATCTGCGGCAACGACCGGATCGCCCTGGTGGCCTACCAATGGCTGCTGGCCCGCGGACTGCGCATTCCGCAAGACGTGGCCGTGCTCGGCTACGACAACATGGTCGGCGTCGCCGAGTTGTTCCATCCGCCCCTGACCACCGTTCAGCTACCGCACTTCGAACTCGGGCGTGAGGCGGCCCTGCACCTGATCGAAGGACGCGCCAACGACCGGGCGCGCCATCAGTTGGCCTGTCCGCTGGTGGATCGCGCCTCCCTCTAG
- a CDS encoding LacI family DNA-binding transcriptional regulator produces the protein MINSLKDLAAHLGLSPTTVSRALNGYPEVGAKTRQRVLEAAQRLNYQPNPTALRLATGRADALGILLSIHDNMLENPIVTDLLTGISETAAECGLAIHLLPTLKGQERAVCERVIGSGAVDALVLLSPVFDDPETADLAEIAFPVVAHGLPVFGQNVASLSVDSVGAFAKGTAHLTAFGHRRIALLNGEEHLAYGRDRRAGYLAELAAAGLSADPALMAAGQQTYARGYEAARGMLALVEPPTAFLCSSVLQAIGAAQAIAEAGLSIPGDVSLIAHDDVVAALPTEIAAPGLTVLRSSIRLAGRRIAHMAIERARGVPAAELVEVWDVPLIPGTSTGPVRSSC, from the coding sequence ATGATCAATAGCCTGAAGGATCTCGCGGCCCATCTGGGCCTCTCGCCGACCACCGTGAGCCGGGCGCTGAACGGCTATCCGGAGGTGGGGGCCAAGACTCGCCAGCGAGTACTGGAAGCGGCGCAACGCCTCAACTACCAGCCGAACCCGACCGCGCTGCGGCTGGCGACCGGGCGGGCCGATGCCCTGGGTATCCTGCTGTCGATCCACGACAACATGCTGGAAAATCCCATCGTCACCGATCTGTTGACGGGCATCAGCGAAACGGCCGCCGAATGCGGCCTGGCCATTCATCTGCTGCCCACGCTCAAGGGGCAGGAGCGGGCCGTGTGCGAGCGCGTCATAGGCTCGGGGGCGGTGGACGCCCTGGTGTTGCTGTCGCCGGTGTTCGACGATCCGGAGACCGCCGACCTCGCCGAGATCGCCTTTCCGGTGGTCGCCCACGGCTTGCCGGTCTTTGGCCAGAACGTCGCCTCGCTCAGCGTCGACAGCGTTGGTGCTTTCGCCAAGGGCACCGCACACCTGACGGCGTTCGGCCATCGGCGCATCGCCCTGCTCAATGGTGAAGAGCATCTGGCCTATGGCCGTGATCGCCGAGCGGGCTATCTGGCCGAGCTCGCCGCCGCGGGCCTGAGCGCCGATCCCGCTCTGATGGCTGCCGGGCAGCAGACCTATGCCCGCGGCTACGAGGCGGCGCGCGGCATGCTGGCCCTGGTCGAGCCGCCGACTGCCTTCCTCTGCTCTTCGGTGCTGCAGGCCATAGGCGCAGCCCAGGCCATCGCCGAAGCCGGGCTGAGCATTCCTGGTGACGTCTCCCTCATCGCCCACGACGACGTCGTCGCGGCGCTGCCGACGGAGATCGCCGCACCGGGGCTCACCGTCTTGCGTTCCTCGATCCGTCTGGCCGGGCGGCGCATCGCCCACATGGCCATCGAACGTGCCCGCGGCGTACCCGCGGCAGAACTGGTGGAGGTCTGGGACGTGCCGCTGATCCCCGGTACGTCCACCGGTCCGGTGCGTTCGTCGTGCTAG
- a CDS encoding ABC transporter substrate-binding protein has protein sequence MFKRLAGVLVTGVLLGGVAQAEELSIVAGSIGKDIEELRLQLDAFEKASGHKVKIVTMPASATDQFGQYRLWLSAGNKDIDVYRTDVVWAPQLAASFVDLSDAMKDVVGQHSPSVIASQTVNGKLVAMPMFSDAPALYYRKDLLEKYGKPVPTTWTELATTAKEIQDAERAAGQPQLNGYVFQGAAYEGTTCMGLELIASNGGGDIVSPQGDITVNNPKAAEALSMAHGWVGTIAPKGVLGYQEEDARGVWQTGNAVFMRNWPYAYPLGNGADSPIKGKFEVAPLPAGAGGKSAACLGGWNLAVSKYSTHQQAAIELVRYLVSAEAQKQRALLNVRLPSIPALYQDPDIVAQQPLVARWKDVFENATPRPSAPTKTRYNEVSQQFWTTVNRTLAGQGDAASNLDALDKQLRRLKRNDW, from the coding sequence ATGTTTAAGCGACTAGCCGGAGTGCTCGTCACCGGTGTTCTGCTGGGCGGCGTCGCCCAGGCCGAGGAGTTGTCCATCGTCGCCGGCTCGATCGGCAAGGACATCGAGGAGTTGCGCCTGCAACTCGATGCCTTCGAAAAGGCCAGTGGACACAAGGTGAAGATCGTAACCATGCCCGCCTCGGCCACCGACCAGTTCGGCCAATACCGCCTCTGGCTGTCGGCCGGCAACAAGGACATCGACGTCTACCGCACCGACGTGGTCTGGGCCCCGCAACTCGCCGCCAGCTTCGTCGACCTTTCGGACGCCATGAAGGACGTCGTCGGTCAACACTCGCCGTCGGTGATCGCCTCCCAGACCGTGAATGGCAAGCTGGTGGCCATGCCGATGTTCTCCGATGCCCCGGCGCTCTACTACCGCAAGGACCTGCTGGAAAAATACGGCAAGCCCGTGCCCACCACCTGGACCGAACTGGCGACCACCGCCAAGGAAATCCAGGACGCGGAACGTGCCGCCGGGCAACCCCAGCTCAACGGCTACGTGTTCCAGGGCGCTGCCTACGAGGGCACCACCTGCATGGGCCTGGAGTTGATCGCCTCCAATGGCGGCGGCGATATCGTCTCGCCCCAGGGTGACATCACCGTCAACAACCCCAAGGCCGCCGAGGCGCTGAGTATGGCCCACGGCTGGGTCGGCACCATCGCGCCCAAGGGCGTCCTCGGCTATCAAGAGGAGGATGCGCGCGGCGTCTGGCAAACCGGCAACGCCGTGTTCATGCGCAACTGGCCCTATGCCTACCCGCTGGGTAACGGCGCCGACTCGCCCATCAAGGGCAAGTTCGAGGTCGCGCCCCTGCCGGCCGGCGCCGGTGGCAAGTCGGCGGCCTGCCTGGGTGGCTGGAATCTCGCGGTCTCCAAGTACTCGACCCACCAGCAGGCGGCCATCGAGTTGGTTCGCTACCTGGTCTCGGCCGAGGCCCAGAAGCAACGGGCGCTGCTGAACGTTCGCCTGCCATCGATCCCCGCGCTGTACCAGGATCCGGACATCGTTGCCCAGCAACCGCTGGTGGCCCGTTGGAAGGACGTCTTCGAGAACGCTACCCCGCGTCCCTCGGCGCCGACCAAAACGCGCTACAACGAGGTCTCGCAGCAGTTCTGGACCACCGTCAACCGCACCCTGGCCGGCCAGGGCGATGCGGCGAGCAATCTCGACGCCCTGGACAAGCAGTTGCGACGCCTGAAGCGCAACGACTGGTAA
- a CDS encoding carbohydrate ABC transporter permease: MTHFESAPTPPAAVTPKAAHSRSRLSRQRQRAALLFIAPMLVVLAGVAAWPLLKTIYFSFTDARLGDLSSAAFVGLRNYYEWVDYGDGQGEAFGVLVDPVWWQAVWNTVRYTLISVSLETFFGLIVALVLNARFPGRALVRAAVLIPWAIPTIVSAKLWAWMMNDQFGILNDLLVHLGLLAAPIAWTASPDTAMTAVIIVDVWKTTPFMALLILAGLQLVPGDVYEAARIDGVHPVKVFFRVTLPLIRPAILVAVIFRALDALRVFDLIYVLTPNNSETKTMSVYAQENLFQFDNFAQGSAASTLLFLVVALITLIYLKTARLDLGASK; encoded by the coding sequence ATGACCCACTTCGAATCCGCTCCCACGCCTCCTGCGGCGGTCACCCCCAAGGCGGCGCATTCGCGCTCCAGGCTGTCCCGCCAACGGCAGCGCGCCGCCCTGCTGTTCATCGCGCCGATGCTGGTGGTGCTCGCCGGGGTAGCCGCCTGGCCGCTACTCAAGACGATCTACTTCTCCTTCACCGATGCCCGCCTGGGTGATCTATCCAGCGCTGCCTTCGTCGGCTTGCGTAACTACTACGAGTGGGTGGATTACGGCGATGGTCAGGGCGAGGCCTTCGGCGTGCTGGTGGATCCGGTCTGGTGGCAGGCGGTCTGGAACACGGTGCGCTACACCCTGATCTCGGTCAGCCTGGAGACCTTTTTCGGCCTGATCGTGGCGCTGGTGCTCAACGCCCGGTTTCCCGGACGCGCGCTGGTCAGGGCGGCGGTGCTGATTCCCTGGGCCATTCCCACCATCGTCTCGGCCAAGCTGTGGGCCTGGATGATGAACGACCAGTTCGGCATTTTGAACGATCTGCTGGTCCACCTCGGCCTCCTGGCGGCGCCCATCGCCTGGACCGCCTCGCCGGATACCGCCATGACCGCGGTCATCATCGTCGACGTATGGAAGACCACGCCCTTCATGGCCCTGCTGATCCTGGCCGGTCTGCAGCTGGTGCCCGGCGACGTCTACGAAGCCGCCCGCATCGATGGCGTGCATCCAGTCAAGGTGTTCTTCCGCGTGACCCTGCCGCTGATCCGGCCGGCGATCCTGGTGGCGGTGATCTTCCGCGCCCTCGATGCCCTGCGCGTCTTCGATCTGATCTACGTGCTGACGCCGAACAATTCCGAGACCAAGACCATGAGCGTCTATGCCCAGGAAAATCTGTTCCAGTTCGACAACTTCGCCCAGGGCTCGGCGGCCTCGACCCTGCTGTTCCTGGTGGTCGCGCTGATCACCCTGATCTACCTCAAGACCGCCCGTCTCGACCTGGGAGCCAGCAAATGA
- a CDS encoding carbohydrate ABC transporter permease, whose protein sequence is MNARALKQLTAKTGFYLLVVAIVVFSVFPFYYAILTSLKTGTDLFRIDYLPRAVTFANYASVLSTDTFLHNLLNSVIVAVSVVALSLALAITAAYALARVPFRGRGLLLVTILGVSMFPQIAVLAGLFEMVRALGLYNSLLSLILAYMIFTLPFTVWVLTTFMRELPAEIEEAAIVDGASPLTIVTRIFMPLMWPALVTTGLLAFIAAWNEFLFALTFVANNETRTVPVAIALLSGASEMETPWGTIMAASVVVTLPLIVLVLIFQRKIVAGLTAGGVKG, encoded by the coding sequence ATGAACGCCCGCGCCCTCAAGCAACTCACCGCCAAGACCGGTTTCTACCTGCTGGTGGTGGCCATCGTGGTCTTCTCGGTCTTTCCCTTCTACTACGCGATCCTGACCAGCCTGAAGACCGGCACCGATCTGTTCCGGATCGACTACCTGCCGCGCGCGGTCACCTTCGCCAACTACGCCAGCGTCTTATCCACCGATACCTTCCTGCACAACCTGCTCAACTCGGTGATCGTCGCCGTGTCGGTGGTGGCGCTGTCGCTGGCGCTGGCCATCACCGCCGCCTATGCCCTGGCGCGCGTGCCCTTCCGCGGTCGCGGCCTGCTGCTGGTGACGATCCTCGGCGTCTCCATGTTTCCGCAGATCGCCGTGCTCGCCGGTCTGTTCGAAATGGTGCGCGCCCTGGGCCTCTACAACAGCCTGCTGTCGCTGATCCTGGCCTACATGATCTTCACCCTGCCCTTCACGGTCTGGGTGCTGACCACCTTCATGCGCGAATTGCCCGCCGAGATCGAGGAAGCGGCCATCGTCGATGGCGCCTCGCCGCTCACCATCGTCACCCGCATCTTCATGCCGCTGATGTGGCCGGCGCTGGTGACCACCGGGCTGCTGGCCTTCATCGCCGCCTGGAACGAATTCCTCTTCGCCCTGACCTTCGTCGCCAACAACGAGACGCGTACCGTACCGGTGGCCATCGCCCTGCTCTCGGGCGCCTCGGAGATGGAAACCCCCTGGGGCACCATCATGGCCGCCTCGGTGGTGGTCACCCTGCCGCTGATCGTCCTGGTCCTCATCTTCCAACGCAAGATCGTTGCCGGCCTCACCGCTGGCGGTGTGAAGGGGTAA
- a CDS encoding alpha-glucosidase family protein → MANTQTQAVDRDWWRGAVIYEIYPRSFQDSNGDGIGDLAGITARLPYVADLGVDAIWIAPFMRSPMADFGYDVSDYRDVDPQFGTLADFDALVSRAHELGLKVMIDLVLSHTSSRHPWFAESRSDRHNARADWYVWADAKPDGSPPNNWLSNFGGSSWEWDAGRGQYYLHNFLIEQPDLNFHNEAVVQAVLDVVRFWLDRGVDGFRLDTANFYFHDAELRDNPPLPPELQNERLAPRDRPYNWQDHRYDKNRPENLGFLRRFRALLDEYPAATAVGEVGEMIHGTALMAEYTGGGDRLHMCYAFDFLNTALPAVEDIRPVIEDFERAAADGWACWAFSNHDVVRHASRWAKDRPDGTAILRLAAAILLTLRGSVCLYQGEELGQTEADIAFADIVDPWGKRYWPAIKGRDGCRTPMVWSAALPHGGFTESTARPWLPVPAKHLPLAVDRQAQRVDSLLACYRTLLAWRRTLPALVKGSIEFLDLHPQVLAFERQLGEERLLVAFNLADGQPLELALAPNLAEHLREDLTPALLGGRLERQRLLLPPHSGLIARLAGGADHR, encoded by the coding sequence ATGGCCAATACTCAGACCCAGGCCGTCGACCGCGACTGGTGGCGTGGCGCGGTGATCTACGAGATCTATCCACGCTCCTTCCAGGACAGCAACGGCGACGGTATCGGCGATCTCGCCGGCATCACCGCGCGCCTGCCCTATGTCGCCGACCTGGGGGTCGACGCCATCTGGATCGCGCCCTTCATGCGCTCGCCCATGGCCGATTTCGGCTATGACGTCTCCGACTACCGCGACGTCGATCCGCAATTCGGCACCCTCGCCGACTTCGATGCTCTGGTCAGCCGCGCCCACGAACTGGGCCTGAAGGTGATGATCGACCTGGTGCTGTCGCACACCTCCAGCCGCCATCCCTGGTTCGCCGAAAGTCGCAGTGATCGCCACAACGCCCGCGCCGACTGGTACGTCTGGGCCGATGCCAAGCCCGACGGCTCGCCGCCCAACAACTGGCTGTCCAACTTCGGCGGTTCCTCCTGGGAATGGGACGCCGGCCGTGGCCAGTACTACCTGCACAATTTCCTCATCGAGCAGCCCGACCTCAACTTCCACAACGAAGCTGTGGTGCAGGCGGTGCTGGACGTGGTGCGCTTCTGGCTCGACCGGGGCGTCGACGGCTTCCGCCTCGATACCGCGAACTTCTATTTCCACGACGCCGAGCTAAGAGACAATCCACCGCTGCCGCCGGAATTGCAGAACGAGCGCCTGGCCCCGCGGGATCGCCCCTACAACTGGCAAGATCACCGCTACGACAAGAATCGCCCGGAAAACCTCGGTTTCCTGCGGCGTTTCCGCGCCCTGCTCGACGAGTATCCGGCGGCCACCGCCGTCGGCGAGGTGGGCGAAATGATTCATGGCACGGCGCTGATGGCCGAATACACCGGCGGCGGCGATCGACTGCACATGTGCTACGCCTTCGACTTCCTCAACACCGCCCTGCCGGCGGTAGAGGATATCCGGCCGGTGATCGAGGACTTCGAGCGGGCGGCCGCCGATGGCTGGGCCTGCTGGGCCTTTTCCAACCATGACGTGGTGCGCCATGCCTCGCGCTGGGCCAAGGACCGGCCGGACGGCACGGCCATCCTGCGCCTGGCGGCGGCGATCCTGCTCACCCTGCGCGGCTCGGTGTGCCTGTACCAGGGCGAAGAACTGGGCCAGACCGAGGCGGACATCGCCTTCGCCGACATCGTCGATCCCTGGGGCAAGCGCTACTGGCCGGCCATCAAGGGCCGCGACGGCTGCCGTACGCCCATGGTCTGGAGCGCCGCGCTGCCTCATGGTGGTTTCACCGAGTCGACGGCCAGACCCTGGCTGCCGGTACCGGCCAAACACCTGCCGCTGGCGGTCGATCGTCAGGCGCAACGCGTCGACTCCCTGCTCGCCTGCTATCGCACCCTGCTCGCCTGGCGCCGAACGCTCCCGGCATTGGTCAAGGGCTCGATCGAGTTTCTCGACCTGCATCCGCAGGTGCTCGCCTTCGAAAGACAGCTCGGCGAAGAACGCCTGCTGGTGGCCTTCAACCTGGCCGATGGCCAGCCGCTGGAACTGGCGCTTGCGCCGAATCTCGCCGAGCACCTGCGGGAAGATCTCACGCCAGCGCTGCTGGGCGGTCGCCTCGAGCGCCAGCGCCTGCTGCTACCGCCCCATTCCGGCCTGATCGCCCGCCTCGCGGGCGGCGCCGATCACCGCTAA
- a CDS encoding ABC transporter ATP-binding protein, with the protein MTTLTLKGIKKRYGNVEILQHIDLDIRSGEFIVFVGPSGCGKSTLLRVIAGLEDITAGTFSIDGEVVNDRTPKERGIAMVFQSYALYPHMTVYQNMAFGLTLDKGTPKSEIDVRVRRAAEALQLTPYLERLPKALSGGQRQRVAIGRAITRDPKVFLFDEPLSNLDAALRVQTRIEIARLHEQMPNTTMIYVTHDQVEAMTLADRIVVLNGGRVEQVGSPLELYDDPDNLFVARFLGSPAMNILPATAREGHLDLHGAQGAQTLSAPAGIQGELHLGVRPEHLHLVPAGQGILSGTVTLTEQLGELTLVYVDLGNGGEPLVAKVAGKAELHHGQQVQLTSAPEHLRYFDAEGRALRQHRHSAVA; encoded by the coding sequence ATGACCACGCTCACCCTCAAAGGGATCAAGAAACGCTACGGCAACGTCGAGATCCTGCAGCACATCGACCTCGACATCCGCTCGGGAGAATTCATCGTCTTCGTCGGCCCGTCCGGCTGCGGCAAGTCGACCCTGCTGCGGGTCATCGCCGGCCTGGAAGACATCACTGCGGGCACCTTCTCCATCGATGGCGAGGTGGTCAACGACCGCACGCCCAAGGAGCGCGGGATCGCCATGGTGTTCCAGTCCTATGCGCTCTATCCGCACATGACGGTCTACCAGAACATGGCCTTCGGCCTGACCCTGGACAAGGGCACGCCCAAGTCGGAGATCGACGTCCGCGTCCGCCGCGCCGCCGAGGCGCTGCAACTCACGCCTTACCTCGAGCGGCTGCCCAAGGCGCTGTCCGGTGGCCAGCGCCAGCGCGTGGCGATCGGCCGGGCCATTACCCGCGATCCCAAGGTGTTCCTGTTCGACGAACCCCTGTCCAACCTCGACGCCGCCCTGCGCGTGCAGACGCGCATCGAGATCGCCCGGCTGCACGAGCAGATGCCCAACACCACCATGATCTACGTCACCCACGATCAGGTGGAGGCCATGACCCTGGCCGACCGCATCGTGGTGCTCAACGGCGGTCGCGTCGAGCAGGTCGGTTCGCCCCTGGAACTCTACGACGATCCGGACAACCTGTTCGTCGCCCGCTTCCTCGGCTCGCCGGCGATGAACATCCTGCCCGCCACCGCCCGCGAAGGGCACCTGGATCTGCACGGTGCGCAAGGCGCTCAAACGCTGAGCGCGCCGGCCGGCATCCAGGGTGAGCTGCACCTGGGCGTCCGCCCGGAGCATCTACACCTGGTCCCGGCCGGCCAGGGCATCCTGTCCGGCACCGTCACCCTGACCGAGCAACTCGGCGAATTGACGCTGGTGTATGTGGACCTAGGCAACGGCGGTGAACCGCTGGTGGCCAAGGTAGCCGGCAAGGCCGAGCTGCACCACGGCCAACAGGTACAGCTGACCAGCGCCCCCGAACACCTGCGCTACTTCGATGCGGAAGGTCGCGCGCTGCGCCAGCACCGGCATAGCGCGGTCGCCTGA
- a CDS encoding methyl-accepting chemotaxis protein produces MQQSDVQSQRTTSVAAAINEMGAATQEIARNAAHASGEARSARQQGEEGREVLNEALHAMQALSAKIGTSCEHIEALNGKAANIGQILEVIRGISEQTNLLALNAAIEAARAGEAGRGFAVVADEVRSLASRTQSSAQQIQQMIEELQNGSRDAVALMQESQRQSAHSMQVAQQAGSSLGSVTERIGEIDGQNQSVATATEEQTSVVETLNMDISEINLLNQQGVDNLQATLAACTALEAEAGRLQRLVGGFRI; encoded by the coding sequence ATGCAGCAGTCGGATGTGCAATCCCAGCGCACTACCAGTGTGGCCGCGGCCATCAACGAAATGGGCGCCGCCACTCAGGAGATCGCCCGCAACGCCGCCCACGCCTCCGGCGAGGCGCGTAGTGCGCGCCAACAGGGCGAAGAAGGCCGTGAGGTGCTCAACGAAGCCCTGCACGCCATGCAGGCGCTGTCAGCGAAGATCGGCACCAGTTGCGAGCATATCGAAGCGCTCAACGGCAAGGCCGCCAACATCGGTCAGATCCTCGAAGTCATCCGCGGTATTTCCGAGCAGACCAACCTCTTGGCACTCAACGCCGCCATCGAGGCAGCCCGCGCGGGCGAGGCCGGCCGTGGCTTCGCCGTGGTTGCTGATGAAGTCCGCTCCCTGGCCAGCCGCACCCAGAGTTCGGCGCAGCAGATCCAGCAGATGATCGAAGAACTGCAGAACGGTTCGCGCGATGCGGTGGCGCTGATGCAGGAAAGCCAGCGGCAGAGCGCCCACAGCATGCAGGTGGCGCAGCAGGCCGGGAGCAGTCTGGGCAGCGTCACCGAGCGCATCGGCGAGATCGACGGCCAGAACCAGTCCGTCGCCACCGCGACCGAAGAGCAGACCTCGGTGGTGGAAACCCTGAACATGGATATCAGCGAGATCAACCTGCTGAACCAGCAGGGCGTGGACAACCTCCAGGCGACCCTGGCGGCTTGCACGGCGCTGGAAGCCGAGGCCGGTCGGCTGCAACGGCTGGTCGGTGGTTTCAGGATCTAG